Proteins from a genomic interval of Kitasatospora kifunensis:
- the ahcY gene encoding adenosylhomocysteinase: MSSTVRDFKVADLSLAPFGRKEIQLAEHEMPGLMSIREEFAASQPLAGARITGSLHMTVQTAVLIETLTALGAEVRWCSCNIFSTQDHAAAAIAVGPEGTVENPAGVPVFAWKGETLEEYWWCTEQALTWPNGEAPAGPDGRPFSGGPNMILDDGGDATLLIHKGVEFEKAGAAPDPATADNDEFRIILELLNRTLAESPRKWTEVAATIKGVTEETTTGVHRLYEMHREGQLLFPAINVNDSVTKSKFDNKYGCRHSLIDGINRATDVLIGGKVAVVCGYGDVGKGCAESLRGQGARVIVTEIDPICALQAAMDGYQVTTLDEVISIGDIFITTTGNKDIILASDMVRMKHQAIVGNIGHFDNELDMAGLAKLPGIVKTEVKPQVHEWRFADGHTIIVLSEGRLLNLGNATGHPSFVMSNSFANQTIAQIELFTKTEQYPIGVYVLPKHLDEKVARLHLDALGVKLTVLSQEQATYIGVPVEGPYKADQYRY, encoded by the coding sequence ATGTCGTCAACTGTTCGTGACTTCAAGGTCGCCGACCTCTCGCTGGCCCCGTTCGGGCGCAAGGAGATCCAGTTGGCCGAGCATGAGATGCCCGGTCTGATGTCGATCCGTGAGGAGTTCGCGGCTTCGCAGCCGCTGGCCGGTGCGCGGATCACCGGTTCGCTGCACATGACGGTGCAGACCGCGGTGCTGATCGAGACGCTCACGGCGCTGGGCGCCGAGGTGCGCTGGTGCTCGTGCAACATCTTCTCCACTCAGGACCACGCGGCCGCCGCCATCGCGGTCGGCCCCGAGGGCACGGTCGAGAACCCGGCCGGTGTTCCGGTGTTCGCCTGGAAGGGCGAGACGCTGGAGGAGTACTGGTGGTGCACCGAGCAGGCGCTGACCTGGCCGAACGGCGAGGCCCCGGCGGGGCCTGATGGTCGGCCCTTCTCCGGCGGGCCGAACATGATCCTGGACGACGGCGGTGACGCCACGCTGCTGATCCACAAGGGTGTGGAGTTCGAGAAGGCCGGCGCGGCGCCGGACCCGGCCACCGCCGACAACGACGAGTTCCGGATCATCCTGGAGCTGCTCAACCGCACCCTGGCCGAGTCCCCCCGTAAGTGGACCGAGGTCGCGGCCACGATCAAGGGTGTGACCGAGGAGACGACCACGGGTGTGCACCGCCTGTACGAGATGCACCGCGAGGGGCAGCTGCTCTTCCCGGCGATCAACGTCAACGACTCGGTGACGAAGTCGAAGTTCGACAACAAGTACGGCTGCCGGCACTCGCTGATCGACGGCATCAACCGGGCCACCGACGTGCTGATCGGTGGCAAGGTCGCGGTCGTCTGTGGCTACGGCGATGTGGGCAAGGGCTGCGCGGAGTCGCTGCGCGGCCAGGGCGCGCGGGTGATCGTCACGGAGATCGACCCGATCTGCGCGTTGCAGGCGGCGATGGACGGCTACCAGGTCACCACGTTGGACGAGGTGATCTCGATCGGTGACATCTTCATCACCACCACGGGCAACAAGGACATCATCCTGGCCTCGGACATGGTGAGGATGAAGCACCAGGCGATCGTGGGCAACATCGGGCACTTCGACAACGAGCTCGACATGGCGGGTCTGGCGAAGCTGCCGGGGATCGTGAAGACCGAGGTGAAGCCGCAGGTCCACGAGTGGCGTTTCGCGGACGGGCACACGATCATCGTGCTGTCCGAGGGGCGTCTGCTGAATCTGGGCAACGCGACCGGGCACCCGTCGTTCGTGATGTCGAACTCGTTCGCGAACCAGACGATCGCGCAGATCGAGCTGTTCACCAAGACCGAGCAGTACCCGATCGGTGTGTACGTGCTGCCCAAGCACCTGGACGAGAAGGTGGCCCGCCTCCACCTGGACGCGCTGGGCGTCAAGCTCACCGTGCTCTCCCAGGAGCAGGCCACCTACATCGGTGTCCCGGTCGAGGGCCCGTACAAGGCCGACCAGTACCGCTACTGA
- a CDS encoding peptide MFS transporter, giving the protein MTSPTAVRTTVEASESVPPDLLRRPRWFVALFVTDMWERFSFYGMMAILFLFASAPTAHGGLGLTNADAGMLFGVYTAAIFLASLPGGWLGDRVFGSQRAALYGALVIVAGHLLMATPTKVTVFVGLLFIAVGTGLLKPNMASLLSGFYPRDATAERDAGFAVFYTSIQVSALVAPLVVGSLGEGVNWHLGFAVAAVGMGFGVWQYVRGSASFGEVGRRPEQPATEAERRRVLRVSGFSLAVVAAACIADGVAGTFTIRQVLLLVTVLSLVVPLWCFRTLLRKPQIAPADRARLRTYGWLFAASAVFWSLYVQGGSLLTQFARDSTDRAVLGVRLPASWFQSATPLAILLLAPTFAWLWVRFGQRIGAAVKFAVGITAMGAAMLLMALATEAAHGGARVSPFWLVGTYLLMGAGEAALAPVGMSVAAAVAPTGYLSQLVGVSWLAAALGASVGGGVLKSAGGRTPTPGLFLVLGAAALATGLGLLLAARPLRRRLGL; this is encoded by the coding sequence ATGACATCGCCGACCGCGGTCCGGACGACCGTCGAAGCGTCCGAGTCCGTCCCGCCCGACCTGCTGCGCAGGCCGCGCTGGTTCGTCGCCCTGTTCGTCACGGACATGTGGGAGCGGTTCAGCTTCTACGGGATGATGGCGATCCTCTTCCTGTTCGCCTCGGCCCCGACCGCCCACGGCGGGCTCGGGCTGACGAACGCCGACGCGGGGATGCTCTTCGGCGTCTACACGGCCGCCATCTTCCTCGCCTCGCTGCCGGGCGGCTGGCTCGGTGACCGGGTGTTCGGCAGCCAACGGGCCGCCCTCTACGGCGCCTTGGTCATCGTGGCGGGGCACCTGCTGATGGCCACCCCCACCAAGGTGACCGTCTTCGTCGGGCTGCTCTTCATCGCGGTGGGCACCGGCCTGCTCAAGCCCAACATGGCGAGCCTGCTCAGCGGCTTCTACCCGCGCGACGCGACGGCCGAGCGGGACGCCGGCTTCGCCGTCTTCTACACCTCCATCCAGGTCAGCGCGCTGGTGGCGCCGCTGGTGGTGGGCAGCCTGGGGGAGGGGGTCAACTGGCACCTGGGGTTCGCGGTGGCCGCGGTCGGCATGGGGTTCGGGGTCTGGCAGTACGTGCGGGGGTCGGCCTCCTTCGGCGAGGTCGGCCGGCGGCCCGAGCAGCCGGCCACCGAGGCCGAGCGCCGACGGGTGCTGCGCGTCTCGGGCTTCTCGCTGGCCGTGGTGGCAGCGGCCTGCATCGCCGACGGCGTGGCCGGCACCTTCACCATCCGTCAGGTGCTGCTGCTGGTGACGGTGTTGAGCCTGGTGGTGCCGCTCTGGTGCTTCCGCACGCTGCTCCGCAAGCCGCAGATCGCACCTGCCGACCGGGCGCGACTGCGCACCTACGGCTGGCTGTTCGCGGCCTCGGCGGTCTTCTGGAGCCTGTACGTCCAAGGCGGTTCGCTGCTCACCCAGTTCGCTCGGGACTCCACCGACCGCGCGGTGCTCGGGGTCCGGCTGCCCGCCAGCTGGTTCCAGTCGGCGACCCCGCTGGCGATCCTGCTGCTGGCGCCGACGTTCGCCTGGCTCTGGGTGCGGTTCGGGCAGCGGATCGGCGCGGCGGTGAAGTTCGCGGTGGGGATCACGGCGATGGGCGCGGCCATGCTGCTGATGGCGCTGGCCACCGAGGCCGCGCACGGCGGGGCCAGGGTCTCACCGTTCTGGCTGGTCGGCACCTACCTGCTGATGGGAGCCGGTGAGGCGGCACTGGCGCCGGTCGGCATGAGCGTGGCGGCCGCCGTCGCGCCGACCGGCTACCTGAGCCAGCTGGTCGGCGTCTCCTGGCTGGCCGCCGCGCTGGGCGCCAGTGTCGGCGGCGGTGTGCTGAAGTCCGCGGGGGGCAGGACGCCCACCCCGGGCCTCTTCCTGGTGCTGGGCGCGGCGGCCCTCGCCACGGGCCTGGGCCTGCTGCTGGCCGCCCGCCCGCTGCGCCGCCGACTCGGCCTGTGA
- a CDS encoding cation diffusion facilitator family transporter: MRHRLGHLLTPHSHEAMDKVDAAMESSREGIRTLWLSLAILGVTTVVQGAIVALSGSVALLGDTIHNAADALTAVPLGIAFVLGRRAANRRYTYGYGRAEDLAGIAIVLTIATSSAVAAFTAVDRLLHPRDLTHLWAVAVAAVVGFVGNEWVARYRISTGRRIGSAALVADGLHARTDGFTSLAVLIGTGGAALGWRAADPVVGLLITAAILLVLKDAAREVYRRLMDSVDPALIDAAETALRTVDGVRGLGQVRMRWIGHTLRAEADIVIDPDLTVVQAHALAVTAEHALIHAVPHLTAATVHTDHLSPGADPHAALAHHAHHARTATAAHA, from the coding sequence CTGCGCCATCGGCTCGGCCACCTGCTCACCCCGCACAGCCACGAGGCGATGGACAAGGTCGACGCGGCGATGGAGTCCTCCCGCGAGGGGATCCGCACCCTGTGGCTCTCGCTCGCCATCCTCGGGGTGACCACCGTCGTGCAGGGCGCGATCGTGGCGCTGTCCGGCTCGGTGGCGCTGCTCGGCGACACCATCCACAACGCCGCCGACGCCCTGACCGCCGTTCCGCTCGGCATCGCCTTCGTGCTCGGCCGCCGGGCCGCCAACCGCCGCTACACCTACGGTTACGGCCGTGCCGAGGACCTGGCGGGCATCGCCATCGTGCTGACCATCGCCACCTCCTCCGCCGTGGCCGCCTTCACCGCCGTCGACCGCCTGCTCCATCCCCGCGACCTGACCCACCTGTGGGCCGTCGCGGTGGCGGCGGTGGTCGGCTTCGTCGGCAACGAGTGGGTCGCCCGCTACCGGATCAGCACCGGGCGCCGGATCGGTTCGGCCGCCCTGGTCGCCGACGGCCTGCACGCCCGCACCGACGGCTTCACCTCACTCGCCGTGCTGATCGGCACCGGCGGCGCGGCGCTGGGTTGGCGCGCCGCCGACCCGGTGGTGGGCCTGCTGATCACCGCCGCGATCCTGCTCGTGCTGAAGGACGCGGCACGCGAGGTCTACCGCCGGCTGATGGACTCCGTCGACCCGGCCCTGATCGACGCCGCCGAGACGGCACTGCGCACGGTCGACGGCGTCCGCGGGCTCGGCCAGGTCCGGATGCGCTGGATCGGCCACACCCTGCGCGCCGAGGCGGACATCGTGATCGACCCCGACCTGACGGTGGTCCAGGCTCACGCGCTGGCCGTCACCGCCGAGCACGCGCTGATCCACGCCGTGCCCCACCTGACCGCCGCCACCGTGCACACCGACCACCTCTCCCCCGGCGCCGACCCGCACGCCGCCCTCGCGCACCACGCCCACCATGCCAGGACCGCCACCGCGGCCCACGCCTGA
- a CDS encoding ArsR/SmtB family transcription factor — translation MNARMHLSGAHGSQQQSDGNRLAVAVEVLGLLADRTRLALLYRLGEGEADVTTLTEYCEASRTSVSQHLARLRLAGLVTTRKEGRRVIYGLRHGHLRRLVDEALNVADHQIGHLPPHD, via the coding sequence ATGAACGCACGCATGCATCTATCAGGTGCACACGGTTCGCAGCAGCAGTCGGACGGCAATCGCCTGGCCGTCGCCGTGGAGGTGCTCGGGCTGCTCGCCGACCGCACCCGACTGGCGCTGCTGTACCGCCTGGGCGAGGGCGAGGCCGACGTGACGACGCTGACCGAGTACTGCGAAGCGAGTCGGACCTCGGTCAGCCAGCACCTGGCCCGGCTGCGCCTGGCCGGGCTGGTGACCACCCGCAAGGAGGGGCGCCGGGTGATCTACGGGCTGCGCCACGGCCACCTGCGCCGCCTGGTCGACGAGGCGCTGAACGTGGCCGACCACCAGATCGGCCACCTGCCCCCGCACGACTAG
- a CDS encoding VOC family protein, producing the protein MEDDDSTENRYLGIEGHFRPTTKAHPGLRVADLDAFAERLAAHGAAVVWDDSLPPDRRIYCQDPVGNLLEFVEPRARASGWAPYNTADAA; encoded by the coding sequence ATGGAAGATGACGATTCAACAGAGAATCGCTACCTCGGCATCGAGGGCCACTTCCGGCCGACCACCAAGGCCCATCCCGGCCTGCGGGTGGCCGACCTCGACGCCTTCGCCGAGCGCCTGGCGGCCCACGGCGCGGCGGTGGTCTGGGACGACAGCCTGCCGCCGGACCGGCGGATCTACTGCCAGGACCCGGTGGGCAACCTGCTGGAGTTCGTCGAGCCCAGGGCCCGGGCGTCGGGCTGGGCGCCCTACAACACCGCCGACGCCGCGTAA
- a CDS encoding NRAMP family divalent metal transporter — MTTTIDDALVPAPRTAVLDDAHLGDIKGALGTIRLDDTAPRTGLSAKLKTLLAIVGPGLIVMVGDNDAGAFSTYGNAGQNYGTSLLWTLLLLVPVLYVNQEMVLRLGAVTGVGHARLILERFGRFWGAFSVIDLFLLNALTLVTEFIGITLAAGYLGLPKVASVVLAAAIIIASAFTGSFQRFERIAVALCAGSLLLIPIYFMVHPKTSRMAHDFVVPNMPGGTGQLATVMLLIISIVGTTVAPWQLFFQQSYVIDKRITPRFMKYEKVDLWIGIVIVVVGAAAMMGFTAAAFAGTDGFGHFSDAGAVAKGLAAHGGKLVGVLFAIALLDASIIGAFAVSLSTAYAIGDVFGMKHSLHRGVGGAKGFYAVYAGVVAAAAAIVLVASDHTLGLLTQGVQVLAGVLLPSASVFLLLLCNDKQVLGPWSNGPKTNAFTSAVVGVLVSLSIILTASVLFPDISSKAILDIMAGCGVVGVLAAGFAFTRRRTATKEDPIDRTGRDEWRMPPLETLTRPVMSTGRKIGMGALRGYLLIAMVLVVIKLVQTALGH, encoded by the coding sequence ATGACCACCACGATTGACGACGCGTTGGTTCCGGCGCCGCGTACGGCGGTGTTGGACGATGCCCATCTGGGCGACATCAAGGGCGCGCTCGGCACGATCCGGCTGGACGACACGGCGCCGCGTACGGGTCTGTCGGCGAAGTTGAAGACGCTGCTGGCGATCGTCGGCCCGGGTCTGATCGTCATGGTCGGCGACAACGACGCCGGCGCTTTCTCGACCTACGGCAACGCGGGGCAGAACTACGGCACGAGTCTGCTGTGGACGCTGCTGCTGCTGGTTCCCGTCCTGTATGTGAACCAGGAGATGGTGCTGCGTCTTGGTGCGGTGACCGGGGTGGGTCACGCGCGGCTGATCCTGGAGCGGTTCGGGAGGTTCTGGGGCGCGTTCAGTGTGATCGACCTGTTCCTGCTGAACGCGTTGACGCTGGTCACGGAGTTCATCGGGATCACGTTGGCGGCGGGGTATCTGGGGCTGCCGAAGGTGGCGTCGGTGGTGTTGGCGGCGGCGATCATCATCGCCTCGGCGTTCACGGGGTCGTTCCAGCGTTTCGAGCGGATCGCGGTGGCGCTGTGCGCGGGGTCGCTGCTGCTGATCCCGATCTACTTCATGGTGCACCCGAAGACCTCGCGGATGGCGCACGACTTCGTGGTGCCGAACATGCCGGGTGGTACGGGTCAGTTGGCCACGGTGATGCTGCTGATCATCTCGATCGTGGGTACGACGGTGGCGCCGTGGCAGTTGTTCTTCCAGCAGTCGTACGTGATCGACAAGCGGATCACGCCGCGGTTCATGAAGTACGAGAAGGTCGATCTGTGGATCGGCATCGTGATCGTGGTCGTGGGTGCGGCGGCGATGATGGGGTTCACGGCGGCGGCGTTCGCGGGCACCGATGGTTTCGGGCACTTCAGTGACGCGGGTGCGGTGGCCAAGGGGCTGGCGGCTCACGGCGGCAAGCTGGTGGGTGTGCTGTTCGCGATCGCGTTGCTGGACGCCTCGATCATCGGTGCGTTCGCGGTCTCGCTCTCGACGGCGTACGCGATCGGTGACGTGTTCGGGATGAAGCACTCGCTGCACCGCGGGGTGGGTGGCGCGAAGGGCTTCTACGCGGTGTACGCGGGTGTGGTGGCGGCGGCTGCGGCGATCGTGCTGGTGGCATCGGACCACACGCTGGGTCTGCTGACGCAGGGTGTGCAGGTGCTGGCGGGTGTGCTGCTGCCTTCGGCCTCGGTGTTCCTGCTGCTGCTGTGCAATGACAAGCAGGTGCTGGGTCCGTGGTCGAACGGGCCGAAGACCAACGCGTTCACCTCGGCGGTGGTCGGGGTGCTGGTCAGCCTGTCGATCATCCTGACGGCCTCGGTGCTGTTCCCGGACATCTCCTCCAAGGCGATCCTGGACATCATGGCCGGCTGCGGTGTGGTGGGTGTGCTGGCCGCGGGGTTCGCCTTCACCCGGCGTCGCACCGCGACCAAGGAGGACCCGATCGACCGCACGGGGCGCGATGAGTGGCGGATGCCGCCGCTGGAGACGCTGACCCGTCCGGTGATGTCCACCGGCCGCAAGATCGGCATGGGCGCGCTGCGCGGGTACCTGCTGATCGCGATGGTCCTGGTCGTCATCAAGCTCGTCCAGACCGCCCTCGGCCACTGA
- a CDS encoding winged helix-turn-helix domain-containing protein gives MPLRYPRLQLVFSDTPSAPAAPAAAAGPVAVIEAPTRRLASVGVVVDIDQRTATVDGRELDLTFLEFELLAHLMAQPKRVMSRSQLMEAVWGRPNMGDTRTVSTHVARIRRKLGPAHRGTISTVRQIGYKFDPALGPR, from the coding sequence ATGCCTTTGCGCTACCCCCGACTCCAGCTGGTCTTCTCCGACACCCCGAGCGCCCCGGCCGCACCTGCGGCTGCGGCCGGCCCGGTCGCGGTGATCGAGGCGCCCACCCGCCGACTCGCGTCGGTGGGCGTGGTGGTCGACATCGACCAGCGCACCGCCACCGTCGACGGACGCGAACTCGATCTCACGTTCCTGGAGTTCGAACTGCTCGCGCACCTGATGGCGCAGCCCAAGCGGGTGATGTCCCGCAGCCAGCTGATGGAGGCCGTCTGGGGCCGCCCGAACATGGGCGACACCCGCACGGTGAGCACGCACGTGGCCCGGATCCGCCGCAAGCTCGGCCCGGCCCACCGCGGCACCATCAGCACGGTGCGGCAGATCGGCTACAAGTTCGACCCGGCCCTCGGCCCGCGCTGA
- a CDS encoding MgtC/SapB family protein yields the protein MHALSTFDFLLRLATGVFCGALIGVERQWRARMAGLRTNALVATGATLFVLYSEAVGDASSPTRVASYVVSGIGFLGGGVILRDGASVRGLNTAATLWCSAATGVLAASGKLAFAVLGALTVLAVHFVGRPAGRLLDQAPAAGTDPDAVVEANVHLRCDRAAESHIRALLLQSLTASGLTPTGLRARRETPETTSLRASLSVSGDIACALEQVISRLSLEPGVRDLHWHLDEEEDVNQAMA from the coding sequence ATGCACGCCCTGTCCACTTTCGACTTCCTGCTCCGGTTGGCAACCGGCGTCTTCTGCGGGGCGCTGATCGGGGTCGAACGCCAGTGGCGGGCCCGGATGGCGGGCCTGCGCACCAACGCGCTGGTCGCCACCGGGGCCACCCTGTTCGTGCTCTACAGCGAGGCGGTGGGCGATGCCTCGTCCCCGACCCGGGTGGCCTCCTACGTGGTCTCCGGCATCGGCTTCCTCGGCGGCGGGGTGATCCTGCGCGACGGTGCCAGCGTGCGCGGCCTCAACACGGCGGCCACCCTGTGGTGTTCGGCGGCCACCGGGGTGCTCGCCGCCTCCGGCAAGCTCGCCTTCGCGGTGCTCGGCGCGCTCACCGTGCTCGCCGTCCACTTCGTGGGCCGCCCCGCCGGTCGGCTGCTCGACCAGGCCCCGGCGGCGGGCACCGACCCGGACGCGGTGGTGGAGGCCAACGTGCACCTGCGCTGCGACCGGGCAGCGGAGTCCCACATCCGGGCTCTGCTGCTGCAGTCGCTGACCGCCTCCGGCCTGACCCCGACCGGCCTGCGGGCCCGCCGCGAGACCCCGGAGACCACCAGCCTGCGGGCCTCGCTGTCGGTCAGCGGCGACATCGCGTGCGCGCTGGAACAGGTGATCTCCCGGCTCTCGCTGGAGCCGGGGGTGCGCGACCTGCACTGGCACCTGGACGAGGAGGAGGACGTCAACCAGGCGATGGCCTGA
- a CDS encoding glycine-rich domain-containing protein, translating into MSAATLWKDSQDLVPPKVFDAVVATVRDNNPEMDDHLAQRIVREALKFVATCGRFRDRGMAPSRVVDEGWHALILHTRAYEELCALVGGAVHHYPERPDPTRYNGAVVIFTTSMMQEAGYLPDYQLWGDPQSGEITVAASCTHSPPDCQVSCMNKPGMG; encoded by the coding sequence ATGAGCGCCGCCACACTCTGGAAGGACTCGCAGGACCTCGTCCCGCCGAAGGTGTTCGATGCGGTCGTTGCCACGGTCCGCGACAACAACCCGGAGATGGATGATCACCTCGCACAACGCATCGTCCGCGAGGCCCTGAAGTTCGTCGCCACCTGTGGCCGGTTCCGCGACCGAGGCATGGCGCCCTCGCGAGTGGTCGATGAGGGCTGGCACGCTCTCATCCTCCACACCAGGGCGTACGAGGAGCTGTGCGCGCTGGTCGGCGGCGCGGTGCACCACTACCCCGAGCGCCCGGACCCGACTCGGTACAACGGCGCAGTGGTCATCTTCACGACCAGCATGATGCAGGAGGCCGGCTATCTGCCGGACTACCAGCTGTGGGGCGACCCGCAATCGGGGGAGATCACAGTGGCCGCGAGCTGCACGCACTCCCCGCCGGACTGCCAGGTGTCGTGCATGAACAAGCCCGGAATGGGCTGA
- a CDS encoding terpene synthase family protein: MPQTDARYADLYGSARRFLERHGLHPDPIGYLGHGYVQLFLAAWRGATGEPLELAACWGLWTWRLDDILDQEMRDAEPKATGLLVARLLRVLNGVPAEPGDHPAVRALADLVERTRPAMPESWWTRYSAELDAWLHAATDKLEGFVRPRRTPTLRQYMALRPVDGGMLLAAMWCELAMRCVTPDWDTLAVRSLLGSFSAVGTLANDLASSAQDDTFTAQDALAHTIGLTVEKARQRVREQLEAESRRFWWQLTALWDSAVEARTTDPRDPPPASTTVRFALALDQFQHALTAWTAHSARYRPVGAQNSTQVLKNAGELKQ, from the coding sequence GTGCCCCAGACTGATGCCCGCTACGCAGACCTGTACGGCTCCGCTCGCCGCTTCCTGGAGCGGCACGGCCTCCACCCCGACCCGATCGGCTACCTGGGCCACGGCTACGTACAGTTGTTCCTGGCCGCGTGGCGAGGTGCGACCGGCGAACCGCTGGAGCTGGCCGCCTGCTGGGGCCTGTGGACGTGGCGGCTGGATGACATCCTCGACCAGGAAATGCGGGACGCGGAACCGAAGGCGACCGGTCTGCTCGTCGCCCGGCTGCTCCGCGTCCTGAACGGGGTGCCCGCCGAGCCCGGCGATCACCCCGCCGTACGGGCGCTCGCGGACCTGGTCGAGCGCACCCGGCCGGCGATGCCCGAGTCCTGGTGGACGCGCTACTCGGCGGAGTTGGACGCGTGGCTCCATGCGGCGACCGACAAGTTGGAGGGCTTCGTCCGCCCGCGCCGAACCCCAACCCTTCGTCAGTACATGGCGCTCCGACCGGTCGACGGCGGGATGCTGCTCGCCGCGATGTGGTGCGAGCTGGCCATGCGGTGCGTCACGCCCGACTGGGACACGCTGGCGGTGCGTTCCCTCCTCGGCAGCTTCTCGGCGGTCGGCACCCTGGCGAACGACCTCGCGAGCAGCGCCCAGGACGATACCTTCACCGCACAGGACGCGCTGGCCCACACCATCGGCCTGACCGTCGAGAAGGCCCGGCAGAGGGTGCGCGAGCAACTGGAGGCGGAGTCGCGCCGCTTCTGGTGGCAGCTGACCGCCCTGTGGGACTCCGCCGTCGAGGCACGTACGACCGACCCCCGCGATCCACCGCCGGCTTCAACAACGGTCCGGTTCGCACTCGCTCTCGACCAGTTCCAGCACGCGCTGACCGCGTGGACCGCTCACAGCGCCAGGTACCGGCCGGTCGGCGCACAGAACTCAACTCAAGTGTTGAAGAATGCAGGGGAGTTGAAGCAATGA
- a CDS encoding helix-turn-helix domain-containing protein yields MSTSPHSSLQEAKHGLGQRLREIRKDSGLTARALAAFAGWHESKCSRIEHGRTPPSDEDIRAWTLHCGVPEQAPDLIAVARGIEGAYVEWRRLERSGLRSVQESVVPVWERTRRYRFYSPNLIPGPLQTHGYIAALLTAIRDRRGLADDLEAAVQTRLDKQRVLHDRAPGSRFFSIVLEESALRYRIGSADVMADQLHHLLAVASIPTVSLGIIPLEADRSQLWPTEGFFMFDDEQVNVELVSAHLTVTQPHEIGLYAKTFADLAALSLVGVAARGRITAALHALG; encoded by the coding sequence ATGAGTACGTCACCGCACTCAAGCCTCCAGGAGGCCAAGCACGGCCTCGGTCAGCGCCTGCGCGAGATCCGGAAGGACTCCGGACTCACCGCGCGGGCGCTGGCCGCGTTCGCCGGATGGCACGAGTCGAAGTGCAGCAGGATTGAGCATGGCCGGACACCGCCCTCCGACGAGGACATTCGGGCCTGGACTCTGCACTGCGGGGTCCCTGAGCAGGCACCCGATCTGATCGCGGTCGCTCGGGGAATCGAAGGCGCCTACGTGGAGTGGCGCCGGTTGGAGCGGTCCGGACTGAGGAGCGTTCAGGAATCGGTAGTGCCAGTCTGGGAGCGGACTCGCCGATACCGCTTCTACTCACCGAACTTGATCCCAGGCCCGCTCCAAACCCACGGGTACATCGCGGCCCTGCTGACAGCGATTCGGGATCGCCGAGGCCTCGCCGACGACTTGGAGGCCGCAGTCCAGACGCGGCTGGACAAGCAGCGTGTCCTGCACGATCGGGCTCCGGGTAGCCGGTTCTTCTCGATCGTGCTGGAAGAGAGCGCGTTGCGGTATCGAATCGGCAGTGCGGACGTGATGGCCGACCAGCTTCATCACCTTCTGGCGGTGGCCTCGATACCGACGGTGAGTCTGGGGATCATCCCGCTGGAGGCTGACCGGTCCCAGCTCTGGCCCACTGAGGGCTTCTTCATGTTCGATGACGAGCAGGTCAATGTGGAACTGGTATCAGCGCATCTGACAGTCACCCAACCTCATGAAATCGGCTTGTACGCAAAGACATTCGCCGACCTCGCGGCACTCTCACTGGTGGGGGTCGCTGCCCGGGGCCGGATCACCGCAGCTCTTCACGCGCTCGGGTGA
- a CDS encoding DUF6879 family protein: protein MTTFKELFNTCKHRAVHLEMRDSYMQTEQFAAWRAGRIDIDDPDSVEWRALVADATARGVQVQRLRIVSEPLSEYTRYEYDITELHNAAAGEDVRWLPRRQATALSLPGNDFWVFDTTTLLVNHFSGAGDWLDTEVVTDPALVAHCVAAFNGAWNLAVPHAEYRPT from the coding sequence GTGACGACGTTCAAGGAACTCTTCAACACATGCAAGCACCGCGCCGTCCATTTGGAGATGCGCGACAGCTACATGCAGACCGAGCAGTTCGCCGCCTGGCGAGCCGGTCGGATCGACATCGATGACCCGGACAGCGTGGAGTGGCGGGCGCTGGTTGCCGACGCCACCGCCCGCGGCGTCCAGGTTCAGCGCCTTCGGATCGTCTCGGAGCCGCTGAGCGAGTACACGCGCTACGAGTACGACATCACCGAGCTGCACAACGCCGCAGCAGGCGAGGACGTGCGTTGGCTCCCGCGTCGGCAGGCGACTGCACTGAGTCTGCCCGGCAACGACTTCTGGGTGTTCGACACCACGACCTTGCTCGTCAACCACTTCAGTGGCGCCGGGGATTGGCTGGACACCGAGGTGGTCACAGATCCGGCCCTGGTCGCGCACTGCGTAGCCGCGTTCAATGGTGCTTGGAACCTGGCTGTGCCTCACGCGGAGTACCGACCCACCTGA